A region from the Phycisphaerae bacterium genome encodes:
- a CDS encoding Gfo/Idh/MocA family oxidoreductase, translated as MKKLKIGLVGLSRGKGFLNVFAAHPDVEVSALCDVDESRIDAVADGFAINERQCFTDYDGFLDAGMDAVMIATPIPMHTEHTVKALQSGRHVLCEQTMAYTVEECREVVDAVKKSGMKYMMAENYTYFDYVIQWKRMIDEGKLGKIYYAEGEYIHEIIQLLRDPDTGQYRWRHERPPIWYCAHTLGPLLTLMDDRVVAACGLTTGFNKCPDYADHPGFLDIEIGLFKTQKGAIVKILRSQVAARRHMVWYCLYGTHGHLENSRIPKEKEGPGHSLFIDDPQTHTIAKGDEPIFYVNDKTAPPEAQKGGHGTSEYHLIREFINAIKEDRNPQIDVIRSCDFTLPGIVAHESAMQGGQWLDVPMFSW; from the coding sequence ATGAAGAAACTCAAGATCGGACTGGTTGGCCTGTCCCGCGGCAAGGGCTTTCTGAACGTATTTGCCGCCCATCCGGACGTGGAAGTCTCCGCCCTCTGCGACGTCGACGAATCGCGAATCGACGCGGTGGCCGACGGATTCGCCATCAACGAGCGGCAGTGCTTCACCGATTACGACGGTTTTCTCGATGCCGGGATGGACGCCGTCATGATCGCCACGCCCATCCCGATGCACACCGAACACACCGTCAAGGCCCTTCAGAGCGGCCGCCACGTCCTGTGCGAGCAGACGATGGCCTACACCGTCGAGGAATGCCGCGAGGTCGTCGACGCGGTGAAGAAGTCCGGCATGAAGTACATGATGGCCGAAAACTACACCTACTTCGACTACGTCATCCAGTGGAAGCGGATGATCGACGAAGGCAAGCTCGGCAAAATCTACTATGCCGAAGGGGAGTACATCCACGAGATCATCCAGCTCCTGAGAGACCCTGACACCGGGCAATACCGTTGGCGGCACGAACGGCCTCCGATCTGGTACTGCGCCCACACCCTCGGTCCGCTGCTGACCCTCATGGACGACCGCGTCGTCGCGGCGTGCGGCCTGACCACCGGATTTAACAAGTGTCCGGATTACGCCGACCATCCGGGTTTTCTGGACATCGAGATCGGCCTGTTCAAGACGCAGAAGGGCGCCATCGTCAAGATTCTCCGCAGCCAGGTCGCCGCCCGCCGGCACATGGTCTGGTATTGCCTCTACGGCACCCACGGCCACCTGGAGAACAGCCGCATCCCGAAGGAGAAGGAGGGGCCGGGGCATTCGTTGTTCATCGATGATCCACAGACGCACACGATAGCGAAGGGAGACGAGCCCATCTTCTACGTGAACGACAAGACCGCGCCGCCCGAAGCCCAGAAAGGCGGCCACGGCACGTCGGAATACCACCTCATTCGGGAATTCATCAACGCCATCAAAGAGGACCGGAACCCACAGATCGACGTGATCCGCTCCTGCGATTTCACCCTCCCGGGAATCGTCGCCCACGAGTCCGCCATGCAGGGCGGCCAGTGGCTGGACGTGCCGATGTTTTCCTGGTAA
- a CDS encoding AraC family transcriptional regulator, producing the protein MTKKETHSRQEQAILVARAMASPPTIDRLDVLMHSDFNGNRLHFSGTDELIHIQQGQAQIVVGRKRFLLGPRDTIVLPHRTRHRDLRYGNQPCRFQYIFFHWPAGRGLLESMSAETLLKLPSGEKHHVHLLISEFEREYVSTSPAAEYRMQMLLMESLLAILRFSTPISDASDANAGAAVAEVRRKRLAEKVRAHLLENYCETVSLVDLAKRHETSTFHLSRTFSQEYGVSITDMLATIRMERAKEMLRENRLSVKEIAARTGYSASNYFSRCFKRLCGMSPSEYQLMVCRSRPAKGGNDPGTGRGHRRGPTR; encoded by the coding sequence ATGACGAAGAAGGAAACGCATTCGCGGCAGGAGCAGGCGATCCTCGTCGCGCGGGCGATGGCGTCGCCTCCGACGATCGATCGGTTGGACGTCCTGATGCATTCCGACTTCAACGGCAATCGGCTGCATTTCTCCGGCACCGATGAGTTGATCCACATTCAGCAGGGGCAGGCCCAGATCGTCGTCGGCCGAAAGCGATTTCTGCTGGGGCCTCGCGACACGATCGTTCTGCCGCATCGGACCCGGCATCGGGACCTGAGGTACGGGAATCAGCCCTGCCGGTTCCAGTACATCTTCTTTCACTGGCCGGCCGGGCGAGGGCTCCTGGAGTCGATGTCGGCGGAGACGCTGCTGAAGCTGCCGTCGGGGGAGAAGCATCACGTCCACCTTCTGATTTCCGAGTTCGAGCGTGAGTATGTTTCGACCTCGCCGGCTGCCGAGTACAGGATGCAGATGCTTCTGATGGAATCGCTGCTGGCGATCCTGCGGTTTTCGACGCCGATATCGGATGCGTCCGACGCGAACGCCGGGGCGGCGGTGGCGGAAGTCCGGCGCAAGCGGCTCGCGGAGAAGGTGCGGGCGCATCTGCTGGAGAACTACTGCGAGACGGTCAGTCTGGTGGACCTCGCCAAGCGGCACGAGACGAGCACGTTTCATCTGTCGCGGACGTTTTCGCAGGAGTACGGCGTTTCGATCACCGACATGCTGGCGACGATTCGAATGGAACGCGCCAAGGAAATGCTGCGTGAAAACAGGCTCAGCGTCAAGGAAATCGCCGCCAGGACGGGATACAGCGCCTCGAATTACTTCTCTCGCTGCTTCAAGCGGCTCTGTGGGATGAGCCCGAGTGAATATCAGTTGATGGTGTGCAGGTCCAGACCCGCCAAAGGCGGGAACGACCCAGGAACCGGTCGCGGACATCGGCGGGGACCCACACGATAG